A single window of Streptomyces aquilus DNA harbors:
- a CDS encoding peptidylprolyl isomerase, whose translation MTTKVYFDITINDEPAGRINFNLFDDVVPKTAENFRALATGEKGFGYAGSSFHRVIPAFMLQGGDFTRGNGTGGKSIYGEKFADENFKLKHDRPGLLSMANAGPNTNGSQFFITTIVTDWLDGKHVVFGEVADEDSMKLVKKIEALGSRSGTTSAKITIAESGQL comes from the coding sequence ATGACAACCAAGGTCTACTTCGACATCACCATCAACGACGAGCCCGCCGGCCGTATCAACTTCAACCTCTTCGACGACGTCGTCCCGAAGACGGCCGAGAACTTCCGCGCCCTCGCCACCGGCGAGAAGGGCTTCGGCTACGCCGGGTCCTCCTTCCACCGGGTCATCCCCGCCTTCATGCTCCAGGGCGGCGACTTCACCCGCGGCAACGGCACCGGCGGCAAGAGCATCTACGGTGAGAAGTTCGCCGACGAGAACTTCAAGCTCAAGCACGACCGCCCGGGCCTGCTGTCCATGGCCAACGCCGGCCCGAACACCAACGGCTCGCAGTTCTTCATCACGACCATCGTGACGGACTGGCTGGACGGCAAGCACGTGGTCTTCGGCGAGGTCGCCGACGAGGACAGCATGAAGCTCGTCAAGAAGATCGAGGCCCTCGGGTCGCGTAGCGGCACGACCTCCGCGAAGATCACCATCGCCGAGTCCGGTCAGCTCTGA
- a CDS encoding DUF397 domain-containing protein, with translation MTGTDDSRRPVWFRSSFSNGAGGECVECASLVDTVLIRDSKRRTGPTITLGGGAWRAFLEGVQRS, from the coding sequence ATGACAGGTACCGATGACAGCCGCCGTCCTGTGTGGTTCAGGTCGTCGTTCAGCAATGGCGCAGGAGGAGAGTGCGTCGAGTGCGCGTCGCTCGTCGACACCGTGCTCATACGCGACTCCAAGCGCAGGACCGGCCCCACCATCACACTCGGTGGCGGTGCGTGGCGCGCCTTTCTGGAAGGTGTCCAGCGGTCCTGA
- a CDS encoding UvrD-helicase domain-containing protein — MTDAYGDSPPLTEEQRAVVDLPWDARLLVTARAGSGKTHTVVRRLDALVAHEDPEEALEASEILVLSFSRAAVRELRDRIARHGDRARRVRVQTFDSWAYQLLVSAYPNGEWTARSFDERIRAASDAIMKGAVEASEVGAPSHVVIDEAQDLVGDRRDLVETLLDRFQRSCGFTVVGDSAQGIYSFQIKDPAERAGETDRFFAWLRTSYDDLVELELTENFRAKSTETRTALTLGARLQNLAASTDGQEAAAAALHTELRNRLLELPGLGDLANEFMLNALKTYPGTCAILTRDNRQALAVSELLHEHGVEHVLKRSLQDRPVPYWVAELLRRAESSTLTEPRFLELLEGIPLVADVEPERCWRSLRAATRRTGRGLVDVPTVRRLVAEGRFPDDLADPETARLLVSTVHRAKGLEYDRVLLPSPLSVAELRKAHDDLDVPAEARALYVAMTRAREDMYHVTGPDTSRIRRHRPTGRWYLGGWQKHERYGIQVVPGDVHREQPPGTDNGDGSAETTQAYLLEQVHPGDAVTLRRRHALPMGPDQCPPYDLVHRDRVIGEVSEHFRRDLYAVETISRSWDVTWPVEIVGLRVDTLETVAGSTASGINAGLGNSGVWIAPRITGIGRHRRGERAGEE; from the coding sequence GTGACCGACGCCTACGGCGACAGCCCTCCGCTCACAGAGGAGCAGCGGGCTGTCGTCGACCTTCCTTGGGACGCCCGTCTTCTGGTTACCGCGAGAGCCGGTTCCGGTAAGACGCACACGGTCGTACGGCGCCTCGACGCTCTGGTGGCCCACGAAGATCCCGAGGAGGCTCTGGAGGCCAGCGAGATCCTCGTCCTGAGCTTCTCCCGTGCCGCCGTCCGTGAGCTGCGGGACCGAATCGCCAGACACGGGGACCGCGCTCGCAGGGTGCGGGTCCAGACCTTCGACTCATGGGCGTACCAGCTGCTCGTGTCGGCCTACCCAAACGGGGAGTGGACCGCCCGAAGCTTCGATGAGCGCATCCGCGCAGCCTCGGACGCGATCATGAAGGGGGCGGTGGAAGCGAGTGAGGTCGGCGCCCCCTCGCATGTGGTGATCGACGAGGCCCAGGATCTGGTGGGCGACCGTCGAGACCTGGTGGAGACCCTGCTCGATCGCTTCCAGCGGTCGTGCGGCTTCACCGTGGTCGGCGACTCTGCCCAAGGCATCTACAGCTTCCAGATCAAGGACCCGGCGGAACGAGCCGGGGAGACGGACAGGTTCTTCGCCTGGCTGCGGACGTCCTACGACGACCTCGTCGAACTCGAACTGACCGAGAACTTCCGGGCAAAGAGCACCGAGACCCGCACTGCTCTCACCCTTGGCGCCCGCCTCCAGAACCTGGCCGCCTCCACCGACGGCCAGGAAGCCGCAGCCGCAGCCCTGCACACCGAGTTGCGCAATCGGCTGCTCGAACTGCCGGGCCTCGGAGACCTGGCCAACGAGTTCATGCTCAACGCATTGAAGACGTACCCCGGCACCTGCGCGATTCTGACCCGAGACAACCGCCAGGCGCTGGCCGTCTCCGAACTCCTCCACGAGCACGGGGTGGAGCACGTCCTGAAGCGTTCGCTGCAGGACCGACCCGTGCCGTACTGGGTCGCCGAACTGCTACGCCGCGCCGAGTCGTCGACGCTGACGGAGCCCCGGTTTCTGGAGCTGCTCGAGGGGATTCCGCTAGTTGCGGACGTGGAACCCGAGCGGTGCTGGCGGTCGTTGCGTGCCGCCACCCGCCGCACTGGCCGGGGTCTCGTCGATGTGCCCACCGTCAGGCGTTTGGTCGCCGAGGGACGGTTTCCGGACGACTTGGCCGACCCCGAGACGGCACGGTTGCTCGTCTCGACGGTGCATCGGGCCAAGGGCCTGGAGTACGACCGGGTACTGCTGCCGTCGCCATTGTCCGTCGCCGAGCTGCGCAAGGCTCACGACGACCTCGACGTGCCGGCCGAGGCCCGAGCTCTCTATGTCGCTATGACGCGGGCCCGCGAGGACATGTACCACGTGACCGGCCCCGACACCTCCCGCATTCGGCGCCACCGTCCCACCGGCCGCTGGTACCTGGGCGGTTGGCAGAAGCACGAGCGCTACGGCATCCAGGTCGTGCCGGGAGACGTCCATCGCGAACAGCCTCCTGGCACGGACAACGGGGACGGCTCCGCCGAAACGACACAGGCCTACCTGCTGGAACAGGTTCACCCAGGGGACGCGGTGACGCTTCGGAGACGCCACGCGCTCCCGATGGGCCCCGATCAGTGTCCGCCGTACGACCTCGTTCACCGCGACCGTGTCATCGGCGAGGTCTCCGAGCACTTCCGACGGGACCTGTACGCCGTGGAAACGATCTCGCGCTCATGGGACGTCACATGGCCCGTGGAGATCGTCGGTCTACGGGTGGACACCCTAGAAACAGTCGCGGGCAGCACAGCGTCGGGCATCAACGCCGGGCTCGGCAACAGCGGGGTGTGGATCGCCCCTCGGATCACCGGCATCGGAAGGCATCGACGCGGCGAACGCGCCGGGGAGGAGTAG
- a CDS encoding helicase-related protein, producing MTHGTSLHAEHYRVREELVARLRRELLGPDVDAGDEPAEVLTQDAPITRYPIGVLFPRAADRDARRRQEEDSAEQEGLDEAPFVSNDSSEETGADFEPPVSGGRRPSAMGLTFAVAPGISREIVISARAAVYIPVDPEGRTVAARRADARTTVDQREHWRRKELELPDTPVDVTEPGVRKKDLVTNEVKLHVLVRPADPSTDTVTVTVTLINAQTVGERELQDAFSLFQPGLRVRASNGASAFVERTPHVSSEDTELAASRLLYRHAPTFAVGHGCSAHWDWTPPSVGLTDIQPAGISEIRSEFLPTHEVLLTDSNPEIDSSALGMLGLAENPDDEVLAALSGLALGYEQWIEAKASEAAALTGTPYEDAAHAQLDVCREALGRMREGIRILTDKPDVMDAFRLANQAMAEQRARSAWVKDGRQGTPDLSEQRWRPFQIAFMLLCLCGIDDPKHPDRKISDLLWFPTGGGKTEAYLGLIAFTTFLRRLRRGADGGGVTVLMRYTLRLLTLQQFERATILICAMESMRRADPHRLGHEGISIGMWVGKSATPNDLKTASEKLLKLRGGQSLQTENPVQLHACPWCGTALDAHNYAVDEYNVRMDVRCPGTDCDFASGLPVHLVDQTVYRARPTLVIATVDKFASMPWRKQTAALFNRDRIGDGTTPPELIVQDELHLISGPLGTLTGLYETAVDALSDRPKVIASTATIRRASDQGRSLFDRDVRQFPPAGLDARDSWFAVETDRRVKASRRYVGLLAPGTSQSTLLIRTYSALLHQAMCAETSEKVRDAYWTLVGYFNSLRLLSAAELQVNDDVEDYLRLLAERDGTDVRVSNRYSELTSRVDASLIPARLKEIEKRYPDPDVRDVLLATNMIAVGVDVDRLGLMAVMGQPQTTAEYIQATSRVGRAHPGLVAVMLNSTRARDRSHYESFLHFHSALYREVESTSVTPFSARSRDRGLHAVVVALARILIPEARENDAAGRIDTYMDRLNAEVKPLLTDRVAQVSSEELQDTSDAFDEFVDWWADMARGHGGLLYEPVPGNHTPALLKPYNDESEGNAAWSTLWSLRDVDAESALFLEASR from the coding sequence ATGACGCACGGGACCAGCCTGCACGCCGAGCACTACCGAGTGCGAGAGGAACTGGTGGCGCGGCTACGCCGTGAGCTGCTCGGTCCGGACGTCGATGCAGGTGACGAGCCGGCCGAGGTCCTAACTCAGGACGCTCCGATCACCCGCTACCCGATCGGTGTTCTGTTTCCGCGGGCCGCCGATAGAGACGCTCGTCGACGGCAGGAGGAGGACTCCGCCGAGCAGGAGGGCTTGGACGAGGCACCCTTCGTCAGCAATGACAGTTCCGAGGAGACCGGCGCCGACTTCGAACCGCCGGTTTCCGGTGGCCGTCGCCCTTCGGCCATGGGCCTCACCTTCGCCGTCGCCCCCGGGATCAGCCGCGAGATCGTGATCTCCGCGCGAGCCGCGGTCTACATCCCCGTGGACCCCGAGGGCCGGACGGTGGCTGCACGGCGGGCGGACGCCAGGACCACGGTCGATCAGCGGGAGCACTGGAGGCGCAAGGAGCTGGAGCTGCCGGACACGCCGGTCGACGTCACGGAGCCTGGGGTTCGGAAGAAGGATCTTGTCACCAATGAGGTGAAGCTCCACGTCCTAGTCCGACCGGCGGACCCGTCCACCGACACGGTCACCGTCACGGTGACACTGATCAACGCGCAGACCGTGGGTGAGCGAGAGCTCCAGGACGCTTTCTCCTTGTTCCAGCCCGGTCTCCGGGTCCGGGCGTCCAACGGCGCGTCCGCGTTCGTCGAACGCACCCCCCACGTGTCCTCCGAAGACACCGAGTTGGCCGCGAGCCGCCTGCTGTACCGCCACGCCCCGACCTTCGCGGTGGGGCACGGCTGCTCCGCCCACTGGGACTGGACTCCTCCGTCGGTCGGTTTGACCGACATACAGCCGGCCGGTATCAGCGAGATCCGCTCCGAGTTCCTGCCCACCCACGAGGTGCTGCTGACCGACTCCAACCCGGAGATCGACAGCTCGGCGCTGGGCATGCTCGGTCTCGCCGAGAATCCCGACGACGAGGTGCTCGCCGCGCTGAGCGGGCTGGCTCTTGGTTACGAACAGTGGATCGAAGCCAAAGCCTCGGAGGCCGCAGCTCTCACGGGGACACCCTACGAAGACGCTGCACACGCACAGCTCGACGTCTGCCGTGAGGCCCTCGGCCGCATGCGTGAGGGCATCCGGATCCTGACGGACAAGCCGGATGTCATGGATGCCTTCCGGCTAGCCAATCAGGCGATGGCCGAGCAACGTGCCCGTAGCGCCTGGGTGAAAGACGGGCGTCAGGGCACGCCCGACCTCTCGGAACAGCGCTGGCGACCGTTCCAGATCGCGTTCATGCTGCTGTGCCTCTGTGGCATCGACGACCCGAAGCACCCGGACCGCAAGATCTCCGACCTGTTGTGGTTCCCCACCGGCGGCGGGAAGACCGAGGCCTACCTCGGCCTGATCGCCTTCACCACGTTCCTGCGTCGGCTTCGCCGCGGGGCCGACGGCGGCGGCGTCACCGTGCTCATGCGGTACACGCTGCGCCTACTCACTCTCCAGCAGTTCGAGCGCGCCACGATCCTCATATGCGCGATGGAGTCGATGCGCCGGGCGGACCCCCACCGCCTGGGCCACGAGGGCATCTCCATCGGGATGTGGGTCGGTAAGTCGGCCACACCCAACGACCTGAAGACGGCCTCGGAGAAGCTGCTGAAGCTGCGCGGCGGGCAGAGCCTGCAAACGGAGAACCCCGTGCAGCTCCACGCCTGCCCTTGGTGCGGAACCGCACTGGACGCACACAACTACGCCGTGGACGAATACAACGTCCGCATGGACGTCCGCTGCCCTGGCACCGACTGCGACTTCGCTTCCGGTTTGCCCGTGCACCTCGTGGACCAGACGGTCTACAGGGCCCGCCCGACCCTCGTCATCGCCACCGTCGACAAGTTCGCCTCCATGCCATGGCGCAAGCAGACAGCCGCGCTCTTCAATCGTGACCGTATCGGCGACGGGACCACGCCTCCGGAGCTGATCGTCCAGGACGAACTCCATCTGATCTCGGGCCCGTTGGGCACGCTGACCGGCCTGTACGAGACGGCCGTCGATGCCCTTTCCGACCGGCCGAAGGTAATCGCTTCCACGGCAACCATCCGCCGCGCGTCCGATCAGGGACGCAGCCTCTTCGACCGAGACGTACGCCAGTTCCCGCCGGCCGGTCTGGACGCGCGGGATTCCTGGTTCGCCGTGGAGACCGACCGCAGGGTCAAGGCCAGTCGCCGTTACGTGGGCCTACTCGCCCCCGGCACGAGCCAGTCCACCCTCCTCATCCGCACATACTCGGCCCTGTTGCACCAGGCCATGTGCGCGGAGACCAGTGAGAAGGTCAGGGACGCGTACTGGACACTGGTCGGCTACTTCAACAGCCTCCGCCTGCTGTCGGCCGCCGAACTCCAGGTGAACGACGACGTCGAGGACTACCTGCGGCTGCTCGCCGAACGGGACGGCACCGACGTACGTGTCTCCAACCGCTACTCGGAACTCACGAGCCGGGTGGACGCCAGTCTGATCCCTGCCCGGCTCAAGGAGATCGAGAAGCGGTACCCGGACCCCGACGTCCGTGACGTCCTCCTGGCCACGAACATGATCGCGGTCGGCGTCGACGTAGACCGTCTCGGCCTGATGGCGGTGATGGGCCAGCCCCAGACCACGGCCGAGTACATCCAGGCAACCAGCCGCGTCGGCCGTGCTCATCCGGGCTTGGTCGCCGTTATGCTCAACTCCACCCGTGCCCGGGACCGTTCGCACTACGAGAGCTTCCTGCATTTCCATTCCGCGCTCTACCGCGAGGTCGAGTCGACGTCCGTGACACCGTTCTCCGCCCGCTCGCGCGATCGCGGTCTGCACGCCGTGGTCGTTGCACTGGCACGCATCCTCATCCCCGAGGCCCGAGAGAACGACGCCGCCGGTCGGATCGACACATACATGGATCGCCTGAACGCCGAGGTCAAGCCGCTACTGACGGACCGCGTCGCCCAGGTCTCCAGCGAGGAGCTGCAGGACACCTCCGACGCCTTCGACGAGTTCGTCGACTGGTGGGCGGACATGGCGAGAGGCCACGGCGGACTGCTCTACGAGCCCGTTCCTGGCAACCACACCCCCGCCCTGCTCAAGCCGTACAACGACGAGTCCGAGGGCAACGCCGCCTGGTCCACCTTGTGGAGCCTGCGCGACGTCGACGCCGAGTCCGCTCTCTTTCTGGAGGCTTCCCGATGA
- a CDS encoding ATP-binding protein, with protein MSRKPWDLAFMAEPEEVGALRRIMRLHLGIWGLHDISDEAQLCVSELVSNVITHVGLGTPTTLAVSMNGTHLRIEIHDPDTRALPTLMDAEAGSETGRGMALVDAVADRWGVLLRADRKVTWCELDTGLTSPSGHVDGAGVTRAEALLSLYAAAKRPRAENSSRLGRATAEEVVIDAITDFLHWLSAHGCDVDEVLDRAQTHFEGETCEASGGWGGG; from the coding sequence ATGTCTCGGAAACCGTGGGACCTGGCCTTCATGGCCGAACCCGAGGAAGTGGGTGCCCTGCGTCGCATCATGCGGCTGCATCTGGGGATCTGGGGACTTCACGACATCAGCGACGAGGCCCAGCTCTGCGTCAGTGAGTTGGTGTCCAACGTCATCACGCATGTCGGCCTCGGGACCCCGACCACACTCGCCGTCTCCATGAACGGCACTCATCTCCGCATCGAGATCCATGACCCCGACACACGCGCCCTCCCCACCCTCATGGATGCCGAAGCAGGCTCGGAGACGGGGCGAGGCATGGCCCTCGTCGACGCCGTCGCCGATCGCTGGGGCGTGCTGCTGCGCGCCGACCGCAAGGTGACCTGGTGCGAGTTGGACACGGGGCTCACCTCGCCGAGCGGGCATGTCGACGGAGCGGGCGTCACTCGGGCCGAGGCGCTGCTGAGTCTGTACGCGGCGGCAAAGCGGCCTCGTGCTGAGAATTCGAGCAGGTTGGGTAGGGCGACGGCTGAAGAAGTCGTGATCGACGCCATCACGGACTTCCTCCACTGGCTCAGTGCGCACGGGTGCGACGTGGACGAAGTCCTGGATCGTGCGCAGACCCACTTCGAGGGGGAGACCTGTGAGGCGAGCGGTGGTTGGGGCGGAGGGTGA
- a CDS encoding Hsp20/alpha crystallin family protein — translation MLMRTDPFREFDRLAQQVFGPTRPAAMPMDAYRAGDDFIVHFDLPGIDPETIDLDVERNVLNVRAERRSPAPEGAETIVAERPTGTFTRQLFLGDTLDTERIDASYEAGVLTLRIPVAEQAKPRRIQISGGDGGRKQLS, via the coding sequence ATGCTCATGCGTACCGACCCCTTCCGCGAATTCGACCGACTCGCGCAGCAGGTCTTCGGGCCCACCCGTCCGGCCGCGATGCCGATGGACGCCTACCGCGCCGGGGACGACTTCATCGTCCACTTCGACCTGCCCGGCATCGACCCCGAGACGATCGATCTGGACGTCGAACGCAACGTCCTCAACGTCCGCGCCGAGCGCCGTTCCCCCGCCCCCGAGGGCGCGGAAACCATCGTCGCCGAACGGCCCACCGGCACCTTCACCCGCCAGCTCTTCCTCGGCGACACCCTCGACACGGAGCGCATCGACGCCTCGTACGAGGCCGGCGTCCTGACCCTGCGCATCCCCGTGGCCGAACAGGCGAAGCCGCGCCGCATCCAGATCAGCGGGGGTGACGGGGGGCGCAAGCAGCTGAGCTGA
- the drmB gene encoding DUF1998 domain-containing protein, translated as MTPPRERRRRGIDGVSAAPRLALPRRGSVRRSQMITTYGVGSLIAVDNESFIVSGIDDAYRTWPLDEAPIIYEHRLARVLGVRHFRLPPASEDTSKDGVRVRRFPLWHSCPRCQSLQPVRLFNPPPGKNVCTDCDDEPLVPSRFVMACEDGHLDDFPYWKWLHRKNREEGATGHCGGEMRMRFSGQSASLRSILISCTCGVSEVSMEGAFRRSALTDLGVRCEGKQPWLKDAAPEPCSEAPRTLQRGSSSVWQPVLKSALSIPPWSDGLVDRLAGHWERLRALSSREKIEIYLMGAFQDDDSLSADAVMALLEAEQAEDPVEEGAANANTAYRYSVLRRQEYERLCAGNNRRDKGRDEQFVCEPPVTDPAVLTPFGVERPMLVKRLREVRALKAFTRIADPESSSEGHEAALSLTPTDWLPAMEVHGEGVFVRLDENRLDDWARQICVAARVERMRTNHDRLLRERATDPADVPPSPATPRMVLLHTLAHVLINEWSLEAGYPAAALRERLYTDSGMAGLLVYTATSDSAGSLGGVVAQGEPERLAQALRSALQRATWCSADPLCVEARSAGANLAACHACAMLPETSCEHNNILLDRALLVGTPEDPHLGFFMDVLER; from the coding sequence ATGACCCCGCCCCGCGAGCGTCGCCGTCGTGGCATCGACGGCGTTTCGGCTGCGCCCCGTCTCGCCCTACCCCGCCGTGGATCTGTCCGCCGCTCCCAGATGATCACCACTTACGGAGTCGGATCGCTGATCGCCGTCGACAACGAGTCGTTCATCGTGTCCGGCATCGACGACGCCTACCGAACCTGGCCTCTCGACGAGGCACCCATCATCTATGAGCACCGTCTCGCCCGGGTCCTCGGCGTGCGTCACTTCCGGCTTCCTCCGGCCTCCGAGGATACGAGCAAGGACGGAGTGCGCGTGCGGAGGTTCCCGCTGTGGCACTCGTGTCCGAGGTGTCAGTCCCTCCAGCCCGTGCGCCTCTTCAACCCGCCCCCGGGCAAGAACGTCTGCACGGACTGCGACGATGAGCCGCTTGTGCCGTCCCGGTTCGTCATGGCCTGCGAGGACGGGCATCTCGACGACTTCCCGTACTGGAAGTGGCTGCACCGCAAGAATCGCGAGGAAGGTGCCACCGGACACTGCGGCGGGGAGATGCGCATGCGGTTCTCCGGTCAGAGTGCCTCCTTGCGCTCGATACTCATCTCGTGCACCTGCGGCGTATCCGAGGTGTCCATGGAAGGTGCCTTCCGCCGTTCGGCCCTGACCGACCTCGGGGTGCGCTGCGAAGGCAAGCAACCCTGGCTCAAGGACGCGGCCCCCGAGCCCTGCTCGGAGGCGCCTCGGACGCTCCAGCGCGGTTCGTCGTCGGTCTGGCAGCCAGTGCTGAAGTCTGCGTTGTCCATCCCGCCATGGAGCGACGGCCTGGTCGACAGGTTGGCGGGCCACTGGGAGCGTCTGCGTGCGCTCTCGTCCCGCGAGAAGATCGAGATCTACCTCATGGGAGCGTTCCAGGACGACGACTCGCTCTCGGCCGACGCTGTCATGGCACTGCTGGAGGCCGAACAGGCGGAGGACCCGGTCGAGGAAGGCGCGGCGAACGCTAACACGGCATACCGATACAGCGTCCTGCGCCGCCAGGAGTACGAGCGGCTGTGCGCAGGCAACAATCGGCGGGACAAAGGGCGCGACGAACAATTCGTGTGCGAACCGCCGGTCACGGACCCGGCAGTCCTCACGCCGTTCGGGGTGGAGAGACCCATGCTGGTCAAACGGTTGCGCGAGGTGCGGGCGCTCAAGGCATTCACCCGCATCGCGGACCCGGAGTCCAGTTCTGAGGGCCACGAGGCAGCTCTGTCTCTGACTCCGACAGACTGGCTCCCAGCGATGGAGGTGCACGGCGAAGGCGTCTTCGTACGCCTCGATGAGAACCGACTGGACGACTGGGCGCGACAGATCTGTGTGGCCGCACGTGTGGAGCGCATGCGCACCAACCACGATCGCCTGTTGAGGGAGCGTGCCACCGACCCCGCGGACGTGCCTCCTTCGCCGGCGACGCCTCGCATGGTCTTGTTGCACACCCTGGCCCATGTCCTGATCAATGAATGGAGTCTGGAGGCCGGTTACCCTGCCGCAGCACTTCGCGAGCGGCTTTACACGGATTCCGGCATGGCCGGACTGCTCGTCTACACGGCGACCAGTGACTCCGCCGGCAGTCTTGGCGGTGTGGTGGCCCAGGGTGAGCCCGAGCGCCTCGCCCAGGCACTCCGCTCGGCGCTGCAGCGCGCCACCTGGTGCTCGGCGGACCCGCTGTGTGTCGAGGCACGGTCCGCGGGTGCGAACCTGGCCGCGTGCCACGCCTGCGCAATGCTCCCGGAGACAAGCTGCGAGCACAACAACATCCTCCTGGACCGCGCGCTGCTCGTCGGCACGCCTGAAGATCCTCATCTGGGCTTCTTCATGGACGTATTGGAGCGATAG
- a CDS encoding helix-turn-helix domain-containing protein, translating into MAGSPTARRRRLSIELKKLREKSALTCAQVGEALDWSGSKVNRMETGSGRVQPSDIDALCRFYDTTDELREFLKSLAREAKTRGWWQVHGSGVPEWFNIYIGLEQEASTLRQYQCELIPGLMQTEAYTAELHTTGAHMSAEDIDKAVRVRMERQTMLTGADAPDAWFIVNEGALRNVIGDRALMREQLERVLDTARLPSVTLQILPFDAGTCPATGTFTMLGFPDQEDPDLVYRDGITDAVYLEGEHHVREYTRAFDGLRAAALSPQRSNQLIKTVLKEYAR; encoded by the coding sequence ATGGCCGGATCTCCCACGGCCCGCCGGCGCCGTCTCTCGATCGAGCTGAAGAAGCTGCGTGAGAAGAGTGCGTTGACCTGCGCACAGGTCGGCGAGGCGCTGGACTGGAGTGGCTCCAAGGTCAACCGTATGGAGACGGGCAGCGGGCGGGTTCAGCCATCCGACATCGACGCCCTGTGCCGCTTCTACGACACCACCGACGAACTGCGCGAGTTCCTCAAGTCATTGGCCCGAGAGGCCAAGACGCGCGGCTGGTGGCAGGTGCACGGCTCCGGTGTCCCCGAGTGGTTCAACATCTACATCGGTCTGGAGCAGGAAGCCTCCACGCTCCGCCAGTACCAGTGCGAGCTCATCCCCGGCCTCATGCAGACCGAGGCCTACACCGCCGAGCTCCACACGACGGGCGCCCACATGTCGGCCGAGGACATCGACAAGGCCGTCCGCGTACGCATGGAACGTCAGACCATGCTGACGGGAGCCGACGCCCCCGACGCCTGGTTCATCGTGAACGAGGGTGCTCTGCGCAATGTCATCGGGGACCGGGCTCTGATGCGCGAGCAGCTCGAACGCGTCCTGGACACGGCCCGGTTGCCGAGCGTGACCTTGCAGATCCTTCCGTTCGACGCAGGCACATGTCCCGCCACCGGCACCTTCACGATGCTCGGCTTCCCCGACCAGGAAGATCCGGACCTGGTGTATCGCGACGGCATCACCGATGCCGTGTACTTGGAAGGCGAGCATCATGTTCGTGAGTACACGAGAGCCTTCGACGGCCTGCGAGCCGCGGCTCTGAGCCCTCAGCGTTCAAATCAGTTGATCAAGACGGTGTTGAAGGAATACGCAAGGTGA
- a CDS encoding DUF2267 domain-containing protein yields the protein MTRRRHSVVKRSWAELVDAVRESGQYPTRAEAERVTRVVLSALGGHVTGDERVALARALPEQAARVVAGQIPATRPLTAAEFVESVAARIEGATTATARWDVSSVLSALPRWAGEALVDRILSQLPPGYALLFGRAELMPTA from the coding sequence ATGACCAGGAGGAGACACTCGGTGGTGAAGAGAAGCTGGGCCGAACTGGTGGACGCGGTGCGGGAGTCGGGCCAGTACCCGACCCGCGCCGAGGCCGAACGCGTCACCCGCGTCGTCCTGTCCGCCCTCGGCGGCCACGTCACCGGCGACGAACGCGTGGCCCTCGCCCGGGCACTGCCCGAGCAGGCCGCGCGGGTCGTCGCCGGCCAGATCCCGGCCACCCGCCCGCTGACGGCGGCGGAGTTCGTGGAATCGGTGGCGGCGCGCATCGAGGGCGCGACGACGGCGACGGCCCGCTGGGACGTCAGCTCGGTACTGAGCGCGCTCCCGCGCTGGGCGGGCGAGGCGCTGGTGGACCGCATCCTCTCCCAACTGCCGCCGGGGTACGCGCTGTTGTTCGGGAGGGCGGAGCTGATGCCGACAGCGTGA
- a CDS encoding DUF6247 family protein, which produces MSAQYEETPGSAALPLKTIGDIRAALRSGHGFPGDRESFEADLQRALEASSETDLNAVAEVIVDYRGRIRLYQDPDFDIAVQEGIDLTARLKQEEQGR; this is translated from the coding sequence GTGAGCGCACAGTACGAAGAGACACCCGGGTCTGCGGCGCTGCCGTTGAAGACCATCGGGGACATTCGGGCTGCTCTTCGGTCCGGGCATGGCTTTCCCGGTGACCGGGAGTCCTTTGAGGCAGATCTTCAGCGTGCGTTGGAGGCCTCGTCGGAGACGGACCTCAACGCCGTCGCCGAGGTGATCGTCGACTACCGGGGCCGGATCCGCCTCTATCAGGATCCCGACTTCGACATCGCCGTGCAGGAGGGCATCGACCTCACTGCTCGCTTGAAGCAGGAGGAACAGGGCCGGTGA